A stretch of Parvimonas micra DNA encodes these proteins:
- a CDS encoding AzlD domain-containing protein, giving the protein MDKYYYYIVGTLIAAAVTIIPKVLPLFFLKGKTFNKKLMTFFKIVPYTSMSVLILREVLVAESANKLMYVVTIGVASVVSYITRNMVLTVFASILTTFLYMNLFI; this is encoded by the coding sequence ATGGATAAATATTACTATTATATAGTTGGTACATTAATTGCCGCTGCTGTAACTATAATTCCAAAAGTTCTTCCATTATTCTTTCTTAAGGGAAAAACTTTTAATAAAAAATTAATGACTTTCTTTAAAATTGTACCTTATACTTCAATGTCTGTACTAATTTTAAGAGAAGTCTTAGTTGCAGAATCAGCTAATAAATTAATGTATGTAGTTACAATTGGGGTTGCTTCAGTAGTTTCATATATAACTAGAAATATGGTACTGACTGTATTTGCATCAATACTTACAACATTTCTTTATATGAATTTATTTATTTAA